From uncultured Roseateles sp., the proteins below share one genomic window:
- a CDS encoding branched-chain amino acid ABC transporter permease, whose translation MDQIVINVLNGLSSGLLLFMLSSGLTLIFSMMGVLNFAHASFYMLGAYVAYSLTGLLGFWPALLLAPLAVGVLGAGFERLALRRVHKFGHVPELLITFGLTYVLLEVVQLIWGRSSLTFAPPPALQGSAFTIIQSSADGLRLMLGAAPAEVCRPANAAIQVMCSTFPATRAFMMLVALLMLVALWLLLTRTRIGLVIQAALTHPEMTESLGHNVPRVLMLVFGSGCALAALAGVIGGITFVTEPSMAILVGPIIFVVVVVGGMGSLSGAFVGSILIGLLQTLPLTVDGSLATLARTLGWMVTPDTFGYPFLKLTLAQVAPILPYLLLVLILIFRPKGLLGTRDD comes from the coding sequence TTGGACCAGATCGTCATCAATGTCCTGAACGGGCTGAGCTCCGGGCTGCTGCTGTTCATGCTCAGCTCCGGCCTGACGCTGATCTTCAGCATGATGGGTGTGCTGAACTTCGCCCATGCCAGCTTCTACATGCTGGGCGCCTATGTCGCCTACTCGCTGACAGGCCTGCTGGGCTTCTGGCCGGCCCTGCTGCTGGCGCCCCTGGCCGTGGGGGTGCTCGGCGCCGGCTTCGAACGCCTGGCCCTGCGCCGGGTGCACAAGTTCGGCCATGTGCCCGAGCTGTTGATCACCTTCGGCCTGACCTATGTGCTGCTGGAGGTGGTGCAGCTGATCTGGGGGCGTTCGTCGCTGACTTTTGCACCGCCGCCAGCCCTGCAGGGCTCGGCCTTCACCATCATCCAGTCCTCGGCCGACGGCCTGCGGCTGATGCTGGGTGCGGCGCCGGCCGAGGTTTGCCGCCCGGCAAACGCTGCGATCCAGGTCATGTGCTCGACCTTTCCCGCCACCCGCGCCTTCATGATGCTGGTGGCCCTGCTGATGCTGGTGGCCCTGTGGCTGCTGCTGACCCGCACCCGCATCGGCCTGGTCATACAGGCCGCGCTGACCCACCCCGAAATGACCGAGTCGCTGGGCCACAACGTGCCGCGGGTGCTGATGCTGGTGTTTGGCAGCGGTTGCGCGCTGGCGGCTCTGGCCGGCGTGATCGGCGGCATCACCTTCGTCACCGAGCCCTCGATGGCCATCCTGGTGGGGCCCATCATCTTTGTCGTCGTGGTGGTCGGGGGCATGGGTTCGTTGTCGGGCGCCTTTGTCGGCTCCATCCTGATCGGCCTGCTGCAGACCCTGCCGCTGACGGTGGACGGCTCGCTGGCCACGCTGGCCCGAACCCTGGGCTGGATGGTGACGCCGGACACCTTCGGCTACCCCTTCCTGAAACTCACCCTGGCCCAGGTGGCGCCCATCCTGCCCTACCTGCTGCTGGTCTTGATACTGATCTTCAGGCCCAAGGGTCTGCTGGGCACGCGGGATGACTGA
- a CDS encoding 3-(methylthio)propionyl-CoA ligase, whose protein sequence is MAALMGQMMQMPLLISSLITHAARHAADTEIVSKRNEGDLHRYTWKDAELRSRQLAQALARLGCEAGDRIGTLAWNGYRHLEIYYGSSGSELVCHTINPRLFPEQIVWIANDAADKVLFFDLSFLPLVEKIAAQLPTVRHFVLMTDRAHMPAASAIPKLLCFDELVEAEDGRYEWPEFDENTASSICYTSGTTGHPKGAVYSHRSTLLHAFGSALPDAMDCSAKDVILPVVPMFHVNAWGLPYSGALVGAKLVFPGPHLDGKSLYELFEGEQVSFSAGVPTVWLGLLTYMKTNGLKFSSFKRTVIGGSACPPAMMKTLQEDFGVEVIHAWGMTEMSPLGTLSKLKAKHLALSAVEQTALLQKQGKVIYGVDMTVIDDDGKELPWDAQSSGNLVVRGPWVIERYYQRDESPLVEIPGKRSWFPTGDVATIDGDGFMQITDRSKDVIKSGGEWISSIDLENIAMAHPAVHEAAAIAAHHPKWDERPLLVVVKKPEAQLSREELLAFFEGRIAKWQIPDDVVFVAEIPHTATGKIQKLKLREQFKEYRLATL, encoded by the coding sequence ATGGCAGCTTTGATGGGTCAGATGATGCAGATGCCGCTGCTCATATCGTCCTTGATCACGCATGCGGCCCGCCACGCGGCCGATACCGAGATCGTCAGCAAGCGCAATGAGGGCGATCTGCACCGCTACACCTGGAAAGATGCCGAACTGCGCTCGCGCCAGCTGGCCCAGGCCCTGGCGCGGCTGGGCTGCGAGGCCGGTGACCGCATTGGCACACTGGCCTGGAATGGCTACCGCCACCTCGAGATCTACTACGGCAGCTCGGGCTCGGAGCTGGTTTGCCACACCATCAATCCGCGGCTGTTCCCCGAGCAGATCGTCTGGATCGCCAATGACGCGGCCGACAAGGTGCTGTTCTTCGACCTGAGCTTCCTGCCCCTGGTCGAAAAGATTGCCGCCCAGCTGCCCACCGTGCGCCACTTCGTGCTGATGACGGACCGCGCTCACATGCCGGCCGCCAGCGCCATACCGAAGCTGCTGTGCTTCGACGAGCTGGTCGAGGCCGAGGATGGCCGCTACGAGTGGCCCGAGTTCGACGAGAACACCGCCTCGTCCATCTGCTACACCTCGGGCACGACCGGCCATCCCAAGGGCGCCGTCTACAGCCACCGCTCGACCTTGCTGCATGCCTTCGGTTCGGCCCTGCCGGACGCAATGGACTGCTCGGCCAAGGACGTGATCTTGCCGGTGGTGCCAATGTTCCACGTCAACGCCTGGGGCCTGCCCTACAGCGGTGCGCTGGTCGGTGCCAAGCTGGTGTTCCCCGGCCCGCACCTGGATGGCAAGTCGCTGTACGAGTTGTTCGAGGGCGAGCAGGTCAGCTTCAGCGCCGGCGTGCCGACGGTGTGGCTGGGCCTGCTGACCTACATGAAGACCAACGGCCTGAAATTCAGCAGCTTCAAGCGCACCGTCATCGGCGGCTCGGCCTGTCCGCCGGCGATGATGAAGACCCTGCAGGAAGACTTCGGCGTCGAGGTCATACACGCCTGGGGCATGACCGAGATGTCGCCGCTGGGCACGCTGTCCAAGCTCAAGGCCAAGCACCTGGCCCTGAGCGCCGTCGAGCAGACTGCGCTGCTGCAGAAGCAGGGCAAGGTGATCTACGGTGTCGACATGACGGTGATCGACGACGATGGCAAGGAGTTGCCCTGGGACGCGCAGAGCTCGGGCAATCTGGTCGTGCGCGGACCCTGGGTGATTGAGCGCTACTACCAGCGCGACGAGTCGCCGCTGGTCGAGATCCCGGGCAAGCGCAGCTGGTTCCCGACCGGCGACGTGGCCACCATCGATGGCGATGGCTTCATGCAGATCACCGACCGCAGCAAGGACGTGATCAAGTCCGGCGGCGAGTGGATCAGCTCGATCGACCTGGAGAACATCGCCATGGCCCATCCGGCCGTGCACGAGGCGGCGGCAATCGCTGCGCACCACCCGAAGTGGGACGAGCGCCCGCTGCTGGTGGTGGTCAAGAAGCCCGAGGCTCAGCTCAGCCGCGAGGAGTTGCTGGCCTTCTTCGAAGGCCGCATCGCCAAATGGCAGATTCCGGATGATGTGGTCTTCGTGGCCGAGATTCCGCACACGGCCACCGGCAAGATCCAGAAGCTGAAATTGCGTGAGCAATTCAAGGAGTATCGCCTGGCGACCCTGTGA
- a CDS encoding septation protein A → MKILLDFLPLILFFATFKFAEGSADAAAAFATQHFGFLVQGGSVGASEAPVLLATLVVIAATLAQVIVLKAMRRKVDTMLWISLVLVVVLGGATVWFHNETFIKWKPSGLYWAMALSFWISARFFGKNLIQAMMGKELPLPDAIWQRLNWAWIGFFAFMGVLNLLVAYNFSTSTWASFKAFGTTGLILLFTIAQGLYLSPHLKEESPPEEAAAKDATP, encoded by the coding sequence ATGAAAATCCTGCTCGACTTCCTGCCGCTGATACTGTTTTTTGCCACCTTCAAGTTCGCCGAAGGCTCGGCGGATGCGGCGGCGGCCTTTGCCACCCAGCATTTCGGCTTTCTGGTGCAGGGTGGCAGCGTCGGCGCCAGCGAGGCGCCGGTGCTGCTGGCCACCCTGGTGGTGATTGCCGCCACCCTGGCCCAGGTGATCGTGCTCAAGGCCATGCGCCGCAAGGTGGACACCATGCTGTGGATCAGCCTGGTGCTCGTCGTCGTGCTGGGCGGCGCCACCGTCTGGTTCCACAACGAGACCTTCATCAAGTGGAAACCCAGCGGCCTGTACTGGGCCATGGCCCTGAGCTTCTGGATCAGCGCCCGCTTCTTCGGCAAGAATCTGATACAGGCCATGATGGGCAAGGAACTGCCCCTGCCCGATGCCATCTGGCAGCGGCTGAACTGGGCCTGGATAGGCTTTTTCGCCTTCATGGGTGTGCTCAACCTGCTGGTCGCCTACAACTTCAGCACCTCCACCTGGGCCAGCTTCAAGGCCTTTGGCACGACCGGGCTGATCCTGTTGTTCACCATCGCCCAGGGCCTCTACCTCAGCCCCCATTTGAAGGAAGAGTCGCCGCCGGAAGAGGCCGCGGCCAAGGACGCCACGCCATGA
- a CDS encoding branched-chain amino acid ABC transporter permease has protein sequence MKRTAKHTGAASFHFKPYNVGRWLIWSLFAAALIVAPLLWTSSLAQTLLSQIGIGIIACLAYNVLLGQGGMLSFGHAVYSGLGSYLAIHTLNMVGAGTLNLPVSLVPIVGGFGGLLFAALFGYVSTKKSGTPFAMITLGLGELIWSMSLMLPEFFGGEGGISSNRVIGKPFLGITFGPQIQLYYLIALYCFVCTGLLFALTRTPLGRMLNAVRDNPERVEFVGYDTQWVRFMAFLISGFFAGIAGGLAALNFEIVTAEVVGALRSGGYLLFTFLGGATFFFGPIIGGVLMVLAGVLLSELTKAWLLYLGLVFLFMVMYAPGGFSSLIMMNLRVAAYGRLRQLWTGYLALAGTALTILVGAAAMIEMMYHLQLNEALGPQLTFLGASLNCKGLDSWFGAGFVLAIGLLLFELSRRVFKQQWDLVQEEIEKDIKRRESL, from the coding sequence ATGAAGCGCACTGCAAAGCACACTGGCGCGGCCAGCTTCCACTTCAAGCCCTACAACGTCGGCCGCTGGCTGATCTGGAGTCTGTTCGCCGCGGCGCTGATCGTGGCGCCGCTGCTGTGGACCAGCAGTCTGGCGCAGACGCTGCTGAGCCAGATCGGCATCGGCATCATCGCCTGCCTGGCCTACAACGTCTTGCTGGGGCAGGGGGGCATGCTCAGCTTCGGCCATGCGGTCTACAGCGGCCTGGGCTCCTATCTGGCCATCCACACGCTCAACATGGTGGGTGCCGGCACGCTCAACCTGCCGGTCAGCCTGGTGCCCATCGTCGGCGGTTTCGGCGGCCTGCTGTTCGCGGCGCTGTTCGGCTATGTCAGCACCAAGAAGTCGGGCACGCCGTTCGCGATGATCACCCTGGGGCTGGGCGAGCTGATCTGGTCGATGTCGCTGATGCTGCCCGAGTTCTTCGGCGGCGAGGGCGGCATCTCCAGCAACCGCGTCATCGGCAAGCCCTTCCTGGGCATCACCTTTGGCCCGCAGATCCAGCTCTACTACCTGATCGCCCTCTACTGCTTTGTCTGCACCGGCCTGCTGTTCGCGCTGACGCGCACCCCGCTGGGCCGCATGCTCAATGCGGTGAGGGACAACCCCGAGCGGGTCGAGTTCGTTGGCTACGACACGCAGTGGGTGCGCTTCATGGCCTTCCTGATCTCGGGTTTCTTCGCCGGCATTGCTGGTGGGCTGGCGGCACTGAACTTCGAGATCGTCACTGCCGAGGTGGTGGGCGCGCTGCGCTCGGGGGGCTATCTGCTGTTCACCTTCCTGGGCGGCGCGACCTTCTTCTTCGGGCCCATCATCGGCGGCGTGCTGATGGTGCTGGCCGGCGTGCTGCTGTCCGAGCTGACCAAGGCCTGGCTGCTCTACCTGGGCCTGGTCTTTCTGTTCATGGTGATGTATGCGCCGGGCGGGTTCTCCAGCCTGATCATGATGAATCTGCGCGTGGCCGCCTACGGCCGCCTGCGCCAGCTCTGGACCGGCTACCTGGCCCTGGCCGGCACGGCGCTGACCATACTCGTCGGCGCCGCCGCGATGATAGAGATGATGTACCACCTGCAGCTCAACGAGGCCCTGGGTCCGCAGCTGACTTTTCTCGGCGCCAGCCTCAACTGCAAGGGACTGGACAGCTGGTTTGGCGCCGGTTTCGTGCTGGCCATAGGCCTGCTGCTGTTCGAGCTGAGCCGGCGGGTGTTCAAGCAGCAATGGGACCTGGTGCAGGAAGAGATCGAGAAAGACATCAAGCGCAGGGAGTCGCTATGA
- a CDS encoding ABC transporter ATP-binding protein gives MSSSTPFALELKDLRKQFGKTEIIRGASLAVKAGERVAIIGPNGAGKSTLFNLISGRFAPTSGEVLLHGARIDGHKPYEINRRGLSRSFQVSNLFTRLSVFENIRCAVLWSMGHRYAFWKFLADLDDANDRADTVLEMIKLDKKRDVLAINLTYAEQRALEIGITIAGGSSVILLDEPTAGMSQSETRRFVQLIREVTVGKTLLTVEHDMGVVFGLADKIAVLVYGEVIAFDEPEAVRANARVQEAYLGSVVADAQGAVAQ, from the coding sequence ATGAGCAGCAGCACTCCATTCGCCTTGGAGCTGAAGGACCTGCGCAAGCAGTTCGGCAAGACCGAGATCATCCGCGGCGCCAGTCTGGCGGTGAAGGCCGGTGAGCGCGTGGCCATCATCGGCCCCAACGGCGCCGGCAAGTCCACGCTGTTCAATCTGATCAGTGGCCGCTTCGCGCCGACCAGTGGCGAGGTGCTGCTGCACGGAGCACGCATCGACGGCCACAAGCCCTACGAGATCAACCGCCGCGGCCTGAGCCGCAGCTTCCAGGTCTCGAATCTGTTCACGCGGCTGTCGGTGTTCGAGAACATCCGTTGTGCGGTGCTGTGGTCGATGGGTCACCGCTATGCGTTCTGGAAGTTCCTGGCCGATCTGGACGATGCCAATGACCGGGCCGACACGGTGCTGGAGATGATCAAGCTCGACAAGAAGCGCGATGTGCTGGCCATCAACCTGACCTATGCCGAGCAGCGGGCGCTGGAGATAGGCATCACCATTGCCGGCGGCTCCAGCGTGATCCTGCTCGACGAGCCGACCGCCGGCATGAGCCAGAGCGAGACGCGGCGCTTCGTGCAGCTGATTCGCGAGGTGACCGTCGGCAAGACCCTGCTGACCGTGGAGCACGACATGGGCGTGGTGTTCGGCCTGGCCGACAAGATTGCGGTGCTGGTGTATGGCGAGGTCATCGCCTTCGACGAACCCGAGGCGGTGCGCGCCAATGCCCGGGTGCAGGAGGCTTACCTCGGTTCGGTGGTGGCCGATGCACAGGGAGCGGTGGCGCAATGA
- a CDS encoding branched-chain amino acid ABC transporter substrate-binding protein — MVTLRISTLALGIATGLFCASQVQAQAAKPAAAPAKAAAPAAAAKPAVNLNETVKIAWIDPLSGLMAPVGQNQVKSFQFFAEKFNKTNPAGVKFEIIPIDNKLSPAESLNALKSAIDQGVRYVTQGNGSGAALAISDAVSKHNERNPGKEVLYLNHSAVDPDLTNSKCSYWHFRMDADTSMKMEAITTFLKDQPDVKKVFLLNQNYAHGHQVAKYAKELLGRKRPDIQIVGEDLHPIAQVRDFAPYVAKIKASGADMVITGNWGSDLALLIKAANEAGYTGKFFTYYAGVTGTPTAMGASGAGRVYQVAYNHNAMGGQMDAWANEFKAKFNDDFYTGSVIHIYSALGEAMAKAKSTDPVKVAAALEGLKFNSFNGEVEIRKADHQLQQPLYISVWQKVDAKHPYNVENTGYNFANLKTYESYVSSTPTSCQMKRP, encoded by the coding sequence ATGGTGACGCTGCGTATTTCGACTCTGGCCCTGGGCATTGCCACCGGCCTGTTCTGCGCTTCCCAGGTGCAGGCCCAGGCGGCCAAGCCCGCGGCGGCTCCGGCCAAGGCAGCAGCACCCGCTGCGGCGGCCAAACCGGCCGTGAATCTCAACGAGACGGTCAAGATTGCCTGGATCGACCCGCTGTCGGGCCTGATGGCGCCGGTTGGCCAGAACCAGGTCAAGAGCTTCCAGTTCTTCGCCGAGAAGTTCAACAAGACCAACCCGGCCGGCGTGAAGTTCGAGATCATCCCGATCGACAACAAGCTCAGCCCGGCCGAGTCGCTGAACGCCTTGAAGTCGGCCATCGATCAGGGCGTGCGCTATGTCACCCAGGGCAATGGCTCGGGCGCGGCGCTGGCCATCAGCGACGCGGTCAGCAAGCACAACGAGCGCAATCCCGGCAAGGAAGTGCTGTACCTGAACCATTCGGCCGTCGACCCCGACCTGACCAACAGCAAGTGCAGCTATTGGCACTTCCGCATGGATGCCGACACTTCGATGAAGATGGAGGCCATCACCACCTTCCTGAAAGACCAGCCCGACGTCAAGAAGGTCTTCCTGCTGAATCAGAACTATGCGCACGGCCACCAGGTCGCCAAGTACGCCAAGGAATTGCTGGGCCGCAAGCGCCCTGACATCCAGATCGTCGGCGAGGACCTGCACCCGATCGCCCAGGTGCGTGACTTCGCGCCCTATGTCGCCAAGATCAAGGCCAGCGGCGCCGATATGGTGATCACCGGCAACTGGGGTTCAGACCTGGCCCTGCTGATCAAGGCGGCCAACGAGGCTGGCTACACCGGCAAGTTCTTCACCTATTACGCCGGCGTCACCGGCACGCCGACGGCCATGGGCGCCAGCGGCGCCGGCCGCGTCTACCAGGTGGCCTACAACCACAATGCCATGGGCGGCCAGATGGACGCCTGGGCCAATGAGTTCAAGGCCAAGTTCAACGACGACTTCTACACCGGCAGCGTGATCCATATCTACAGCGCGCTCGGCGAGGCCATGGCCAAGGCCAAGTCGACCGACCCGGTCAAGGTGGCGGCGGCGCTGGAAGGACTGAAGTTCAACAGTTTCAACGGTGAGGTCGAGATCCGCAAGGCCGATCACCAGCTTCAGCAGCCGCTCTACATCTCGGTGTGGCAGAAGGTCGATGCCAAGCATCCGTACAACGTCGAGAACACTGGCTACAACTTTGCCAATCTGAAGACCTACGAGTCCTATGTTTCCAGCACGCCGACGTCGTGCCAGATGAAGCGCCCCTGA
- the msrB gene encoding peptide-methionine (R)-S-oxide reductase MsrB: MSDDSKYPVKKTDEQWRAELDPMQYQVARHAATERAFTGKYWDHFEAGHYNCVGCGTPLFEADTKFDAGCGWPSYWAPVNSAVVERVIDRAHGMVRVEVRCNNCGSHLGHVFPDGPDPTGERFCINSAAIDFAPKD; the protein is encoded by the coding sequence ATGAGCGACGACAGCAAGTACCCGGTCAAGAAGACCGACGAGCAATGGCGTGCCGAGCTCGACCCCATGCAGTACCAGGTGGCGCGCCACGCCGCCACCGAGCGGGCCTTCACCGGCAAGTACTGGGATCATTTCGAGGCCGGCCACTACAACTGCGTGGGCTGCGGCACCCCGCTGTTCGAGGCTGACACCAAATTCGATGCCGGCTGCGGCTGGCCCAGCTACTGGGCGCCGGTGAACAGTGCCGTGGTCGAACGCGTGATCGACAGGGCCCACGGCATGGTGCGGGTCGAGGTGCGATGCAACAACTGCGGCTCGCACCTGGGCCATGTCTTTCCTGACGGGCCGGACCCCACGGGTGAGCGTTTCTGCATCAACTCGGCTGCGATAGACTTCGCGCCCAAGGATTGA
- a CDS encoding peptidylprolyl isomerase — MKKIVLTALLAAASAALLPISASAQNIATVNGKAVPKSRADTLIQQVTRSGQQQRTPEMEAQVRDEVVLREIFMQEAEKRGIPASADYKAQMELARQSLLIRELFEDFNKKNPVTDAEAKAEYDKVKVQASGSEYRARHILVEKEDEAKTLIAQIKAGAKFEDLAKKASKDTGSAENGGDLDWANANSYVPEFSAALTQLTKGQMTDTPVKTQFGYHVIRLEDTREAQFPGFDEVKPQIQQRMAQQKLAKFRDELKDKAKTDYKFSR, encoded by the coding sequence ATGAAGAAGATCGTCCTGACCGCCCTGCTGGCGGCCGCGTCCGCTGCCCTGCTGCCCATCTCGGCCAGCGCGCAGAACATTGCGACCGTGAACGGCAAGGCCGTGCCGAAGTCGCGTGCGGACACGCTGATTCAGCAAGTCACCCGCAGCGGCCAGCAGCAGCGCACCCCTGAAATGGAAGCGCAAGTGCGCGACGAAGTCGTGCTGCGCGAGATCTTCATGCAGGAAGCCGAGAAGCGCGGCATTCCCGCCAGCGCCGACTACAAGGCCCAGATGGAACTGGCCCGCCAAAGCCTGCTGATTCGCGAGCTGTTCGAGGACTTCAACAAGAAGAACCCGGTCACCGACGCCGAAGCCAAGGCCGAGTACGACAAGGTCAAGGTCCAGGCCAGCGGCAGCGAATACCGCGCCCGCCACATCCTGGTCGAGAAGGAAGACGAAGCCAAGACCCTGATCGCCCAGATCAAGGCCGGCGCCAAGTTCGAAGACCTGGCCAAGAAGGCCTCCAAGGACACCGGTTCGGCCGAAAACGGCGGTGACCTGGATTGGGCCAATGCCAACAGCTATGTGCCCGAGTTCAGCGCCGCACTGACGCAGCTGACCAAGGGCCAGATGACCGACACCCCGGTCAAGACCCAGTTCGGTTACCACGTCATCCGCCTGGAAGACACGCGTGAAGCGCAGTTCCCCGGCTTTGACGAAGTCAAGCCCCAGATCCAGCAGCGCATGGCCCAGCAAAAGCTGGCCAAGTTCCGCGACGAGCTGAAGGACAAGGCCAAGACGGACTACAAGTTCTCACGCTGA
- a CDS encoding transposase, with protein sequence MARPLRIEFPGAVYHVTSRGHADAAIFLDDADRQSLLAVIEQGMARFDAQVLAYSLLGEHYQLLLYTAQGNLSRLMRHINGVYTQAFNRRHGKNGPVFQGRFKGVLVDRDQHLLSACQYVESAPLRAGVSKGIDGWPWSSYPAHSLATATPAWLETQGLLSYVLGREARTPGDQRKAAQKYAAALTSSDGDAFWNSTLRHQIYLGDEAFVARMQAMAGGGKSRSVAKNSKAKNGKVGVAQWIKDSDSREQGLLRAYTEGGLSMTAMADGLGLSVSRVSRLIARAEAQRGGASR encoded by the coding sequence ATGGCACGCCCTCTACGCATCGAATTCCCCGGCGCGGTGTATCACGTGACCTCCCGCGGTCATGCTGATGCCGCGATCTTCTTGGACGACGCGGACCGGCAGTCCTTGCTGGCGGTCATCGAGCAGGGCATGGCGCGCTTTGACGCCCAGGTGCTGGCCTACAGCCTGCTGGGCGAGCACTACCAATTGCTGCTCTACACAGCCCAGGGCAATCTGTCGCGGCTGATGCGGCATATCAACGGCGTCTACACCCAGGCCTTCAACCGGCGCCACGGCAAGAACGGTCCGGTGTTCCAGGGCCGCTTCAAGGGCGTGCTGGTGGACCGTGATCAGCATCTGCTCTCGGCCTGCCAGTATGTCGAATCTGCGCCTTTGCGCGCGGGTGTGAGCAAAGGCATTGATGGCTGGCCCTGGTCCAGCTATCCGGCCCACAGCCTGGCAACGGCCACACCGGCCTGGCTGGAGACCCAGGGGCTTTTGAGCTATGTGCTGGGCCGCGAGGCGCGTACGCCGGGTGATCAGCGCAAGGCGGCGCAGAAATATGCGGCGGCGCTGACCTCGTCCGATGGCGATGCCTTCTGGAATTCGACCCTCAGGCACCAGATCTATCTGGGTGACGAGGCCTTTGTGGCGCGCATGCAGGCCATGGCCGGCGGTGGCAAGAGCCGATCGGTGGCCAAGAATAGTAAGGCGAAGAACGGCAAGGTCGGCGTGGCGCAGTGGATCAAGGACAGCGACAGCCGCGAGCAGGGCCTGCTGCGGGCCTATACCGAGGGCGGCCTGAGCATGACGGCGATGGCCGATGGCCTGGGCCTGTCGGTATCGCGGGTCAGCCGGTTGATCGCGCGGGCCGAGGCGCAACGCGGCGGTGCCTCCCGATAA
- a CDS encoding BolA family protein has protein sequence MSSTHAGVDAIRERLALAFGEQGLEVQDDSHLHAGHAGAREGGHYTVRLVSERFTGLSRVARHRLVYDALRELMHQGIHALVIDARTPQEC, from the coding sequence ATGAGCAGCACCCACGCCGGCGTTGATGCCATTCGCGAGCGACTGGCGCTGGCTTTCGGCGAGCAGGGCCTGGAAGTGCAGGACGACAGCCACCTCCATGCCGGCCATGCCGGCGCCCGCGAAGGCGGCCATTACACGGTGCGCCTGGTCAGCGAGCGTTTCACGGGACTGTCACGCGTGGCCCGTCATCGCCTCGTATATGATGCCCTCCGTGAATTGATGCACCAAGGCATACATGCGCTCGTCATCGACGCCCGCACGCCTCAAGAGTGCTGA
- a CDS encoding YdiU family protein, whose translation MLADTGLTRPETAPEVPPPPAWSQRIAALGNRFYTELPPSPAPAPHWVARSEACAQTLGWAADWWQQPGALEVFSGNALWPGMRPLASVYSGHQFGVWAGQLGDGRALSLGETMTPQGLWDVQLKGAGLTPYSRMGDGRAVLRSSIREFLCSEAMHALGIPTTRALCITGSPLGVRREEMETAAIVTRVAPSFLRFGHFEHFAHTANGDQHAALRELADFMLQHHAPECLDAANPVLALLEKVARQTAELMADWQAVGFCHGVMNTDNMSMLGLTLDYGPFGFLDAFDPGHVCNHSDHQGRYAYARQPNVAFWNLHALAQALLPLLNDDSEAAIAALEPYKTVFPEALMRRMRAKLGLATEQDADRVLVDDLLRLMATARADFTITFRRLSRFDATDEASRHAVRDLFLDRETFDDWALRYQDRLAQEGSVPAERHARMLATNPAVVLRNHLAEQAIRQAREGDFSEVERLLKVLASPYDEPAVADYAAFPPDWAQHLEVSCSS comes from the coding sequence ATGCTTGCCGACACCGGTCTGACGCGACCCGAAACAGCGCCCGAAGTTCCCCCGCCTCCCGCCTGGTCGCAACGCATTGCCGCGCTCGGCAACCGCTTCTACACCGAGCTGCCGCCCAGCCCCGCACCCGCCCCCCACTGGGTGGCGCGCAGCGAAGCCTGCGCTCAGACGCTAGGCTGGGCCGCAGACTGGTGGCAGCAGCCCGGCGCGCTGGAGGTCTTCAGCGGCAATGCGCTGTGGCCCGGCATGCGGCCGCTGGCCAGTGTCTACAGCGGCCACCAGTTCGGCGTCTGGGCCGGCCAGCTGGGTGATGGCCGGGCGCTGAGCCTCGGTGAGACTATGACGCCCCAGGGCCTGTGGGATGTGCAGCTCAAGGGCGCCGGCCTGACGCCCTACTCCCGCATGGGCGACGGCCGCGCCGTGCTGCGCTCGTCGATACGCGAATTCCTCTGCTCCGAGGCGATGCATGCCCTGGGCATACCGACCACGCGTGCGCTGTGCATCACCGGCTCGCCCCTAGGCGTGCGCCGCGAGGAGATGGAGACGGCAGCCATCGTCACCCGCGTCGCGCCCAGCTTTCTGCGCTTCGGCCACTTCGAGCATTTCGCCCATACCGCCAATGGCGACCAGCACGCCGCACTGCGCGAGCTGGCCGACTTCATGCTGCAGCACCACGCGCCGGAGTGCCTGGACGCCGCCAATCCCGTTCTCGCCCTGCTGGAAAAGGTCGCCCGCCAGACCGCCGAGCTGATGGCCGACTGGCAGGCGGTGGGCTTCTGCCACGGCGTGATGAATACCGACAATATGTCGATGCTGGGGCTGACCCTGGACTACGGGCCCTTCGGCTTTCTTGATGCCTTCGACCCCGGCCACGTCTGCAACCACTCCGACCATCAGGGCCGCTACGCCTATGCCCGCCAGCCCAATGTCGCGTTCTGGAATCTGCATGCCTTGGCTCAAGCCCTGCTCCCGCTGCTGAATGACGACAGTGAGGCGGCCATCGCCGCGCTGGAGCCCTACAAGACGGTGTTCCCCGAGGCGCTGATGCGCCGCATGCGCGCCAAGCTCGGGCTGGCCACCGAGCAGGATGCCGACCGCGTGCTGGTGGATGATCTGCTGCGCCTGATGGCCACCGCCCGTGCCGATTTCACCATCACCTTCCGCCGCCTGTCCCGCTTCGATGCCACCGATGAGGCCAGCCGCCATGCCGTGCGCGACCTGTTCCTCGATCGCGAGACCTTCGACGACTGGGCACTGCGCTACCAGGATCGGCTGGCGCAGGAGGGCTCGGTGCCCGCCGAGCGCCATGCGCGAATGCTGGCCACCAATCCGGCCGTGGTCTTGCGTAACCACCTGGCCGAGCAGGCCATACGCCAGGCCCGCGAGGGCGATTTCAGCGAAGTCGAGCGCCTGCTGAAAGTTCTGGCTTCGCCGTACGACGAACCTGCAGTGGCTGACTATGCAGCCTTCCCGCCCGACTGGGCCCAACATCTGGAGGTCTCCTGTTCATCATGA